The sequence GCTGGACGGTGGAGCGCCCCTGTGCGAGCGGGTGGAGATGGCGGGCGGCTCGGTCAACGCCCGCACCGGCCCGGAGACGTTGCTGATCCACGCCCAGGTGCTCGCCGAGGACGCGCCGCAGACCCTGGAGTGGATGTCCCGCGCCCTGCTCGACTTCCAGCTCACCCAGGACTGCCTGGACAGCGAGCGGCGGGTGGTGCTCCAGGAGATCGCCGCAGCTGTCGCCGATCCCAGTGACACGGTCCAGGACGCCTTCCTCGCGGCCCTGTTCGCCGGGCATCCGCTCGGCTCCCCGGTGGCAGGTGATCCCGCCAGCGTCGGCGCGATCACCCTGGACGGCATCCGCGGCGCCCATGCCGACGCACTGGCCACCAGCCCCGTCGCCCTCGCCGCCGTGGGCGGCACCGACCCCGACGCGCTGCGCCGTGCTCTGGACGCCACCGGCCTCGGCGCCCTGACCGCGCAGCCGGTGCCCCGCCCCGCGGCCGAACCCGGCCCGGTGCGGCCGGCCACCGTCACTGCCTGGCCCGAGGACTTCACCTGGGTGATGGCCGGAGGCCGCGCGCCCGGCGCCGGGGACCCGCGCCGCCATGCCTACAACGTGCTCGCCCACCTGCTCGGTGCCAGCCCTGCCTCGCTTCTCTACGCCCGGCTGCGCAACAAGGAGGCGCTGGCGTACGACTTCCGCTCCTGGGCCCGCAACTACAGCGACGCCGGCGCCTGGCGGATGCTGGCGGGTGCCGAGCCCGGTAACGCGCCGCGCCTGCTCGACGCCTTCCAGGAGATCCTGCGGCACGTCGCTGCCGAGGGCCCGGGCGACGAAGCCCTCGCCACCGCCGTGCACCAGGCCGTCGTCGAGACCGTGCTGGAGTCCGAGGCCCCGCTGGACCTGGCCATGGCGTTGGCCTCGCAGCGCGTCATGGTCGAGGAACCGTGGGACCCGGCGACGGAGATCGAGGCCCTGCGCGCGGTAACGGCCGAGCAGGTGGTCACCGCCGCGACCGAGCTGACCGCCGGGCTCGTCTGCGTGGTCCAGCCCCAGTCCGCGTGAACGCCTCACCGGGCGCCGCAACGCCCGCGCCGTCGTTCGCCGTGCGCCCCGCCTACCTCGCGGCGGCGCGGGCCGCCGGGCCGGCCCGGCGGCCCGGCCCGCACTGCTGGAGGATCCGCGGCGGCTGCCCTCAGGGAAGCACGCGATCAGCCAGGCGGTGAGCGCGGCCGACCGGGGGCCGGCGTCGATCAGACGCACCCGCAGGCCGCGTGCGACCAAGGCCATGGCCGACTCGAAGGCGGTCAGGACCTTCCCGGCGCCGCCTTCCTGGTTCGCCACGGTGAGGACACGCGGCATGCGCGGGCCGGGCCGGAATGTGTCCGGGACGACGACCGAGACCCGCCGGTCGTGAGAGGCCAACCGCCGGCGATCGGGCCTCACGCCGATGGCGCCGTCCCCGTCGCCTCGATTCCACTTTGGCTCCGGTCGCGAACTACCGGAGAGACCTGATGGAGCCCTTGGCCCCGTCAAGCAGTTCCTTCACGATGTCCGCACGCCCCTCGTGCCGCCCGCTCTCCTCACCGCGATGGATGAGCATCCAGCGGGAATTGACGTTGCCGAAGCAGCAGGCGGAGCAGCGGTCGACATCCTACAAAGAGGCCGCGGCTACGATTCGCTGCTTCGGGTGCACGGCGCCTCGTACGACGCACGCGCGTGCACCCCATCGCTTCGCGGGTTCCGGATGCGCGCCACCGGCCGTCATTCAGGCCCGGGTGTAGCCGCCGTCGGCGAAGAGTTCGGCGCCGGTGACGAACGACGAGGCGTCCGAAGCCAGGAAGAGGGCGGCCGCGGCGATCTCCTCCGCGTCGGCCAGCCGGCCCAGCGGCACGACGGCCTCGGCGAACCGGTCGGCGTCCGGGCCCGCGGCGCTCAGCAGGGCCGGGGTCCGCGTGGGTCCCGGGCTGAGCACGTTGACCCGGAACCGGCGCTCCCGGGACTGCCGGGCCCAGTTGTGCACGAGGTTGCTCAGCGCCGCCTTCGAGGCGCTGTAGACCTCGAGTTGCTCATTGGGCCGCACGCTGTTGCTGGAGCCGATGACCAGAATGGAGGCGTTCTCCGCCAGCAGCGGGAGCGCCTTCTGCACGGTGAACAGCGGGCCCTTGACGTTGACGGCGAGCGTCAGGTCGACGTTCGCCTCGGTGTGGGCACCGAGCGCGGCGTCCGCGACGATTCCCGCGTTGGCCACCAGTACGTCGATGCGTCCGGCCTCTTCGCGGACCCGCGCGTAGAGAGCGTCCAGGTCGGCCAGGACCGAGACGTCGGACCGTACACCGGTGGCCGCAGGTCCGATCTCCCTGACCGCCGCTTCGAGGCGGTCGATGTCCCGGCCGGTCACGAAGACCTGTGCGCCTTCCCGGGCGAAGCGGTGGGCGATGGCCAGCCCGATCCCGCTGCTCCCTCCGGTGATCACGGCCACCTTCTCCTGCAGCACGCCTGTCATGTCGAACCCCTTCAGTTATGGAATCGATCGTCCACAACGTAGACCGTTATGGACGATCGAGTCAAGAACCGGTAGGCTGAGACCATGCCGAGACCACGCGCATTCGA is a genomic window of Streptomyces sp. WP-1 containing:
- a CDS encoding pitrilysin family protein is translated as MTEQLRVGNVPVLLTHEPRLRTTSLCLALGFGGRHDPAGAEGTAHLFEHLVMARPLDGGAPLCERVEMAGGSVNARTGPETLLIHAQVLAEDAPQTLEWMSRALLDFQLTQDCLDSERRVVLQEIAAAVADPSDTVQDAFLAALFAGHPLGSPVAGDPASVGAITLDGIRGAHADALATSPVALAAVGGTDPDALRRALDATGLGALTAQPVPRPAAEPGPVRPATVTAWPEDFTWVMAGGRAPGAGDPRRHAYNVLAHLLGASPASLLYARLRNKEALAYDFRSWARNYSDAGAWRMLAGAEPGNAPRLLDAFQEILRHVAAEGPGDEALATAVHQAVVETVLESEAPLDLAMALASQRVMVEEPWDPATEIEALRAVTAEQVVTAATELTAGLVCVVQPQSA
- a CDS encoding SDR family NAD(P)-dependent oxidoreductase → MTGVLQEKVAVITGGSSGIGLAIAHRFAREGAQVFVTGRDIDRLEAAVREIGPAATGVRSDVSVLADLDALYARVREEAGRIDVLVANAGIVADAALGAHTEANVDLTLAVNVKGPLFTVQKALPLLAENASILVIGSSNSVRPNEQLEVYSASKAALSNLVHNWARQSRERRFRVNVLSPGPTRTPALLSAAGPDADRFAEAVVPLGRLADAEEIAAAALFLASDASSFVTGAELFADGGYTRA